The sequence tacgatattataagatacaatacattttttacaATTAGATTTTGATACGATATGTTACACTGATTCACTCCAATTGTGATCCGATTCACTCCAATTATGAAGCTCGGATGCGAACAATTCATCACACTTATCCCATAAGTCGCTGAGATTAGATATGATTCAGTCCAATTATGATTCGTTTATATGATGGTACGATAACATTCACTCAATTTACGAAACGGTTCATCCCAATTCCAATATGAGTGACTTATTTATAATGTTGCATACAATTCACTCGAAATTATGATGAGATATCCTTCATTGTACTCCAATTGCAATACGATTAATTCACAATATGATACAATCCATTCCAGTTGTGATACGATTCATTCCAACTCAAATACGCTTCATTTTAATTTCCTTGTGATACGTATCATTTCAATGATACGATTCTTTTCAATTccaattatttcatttaattaggatacaatacaattttaatatcatgatgaAAGGTATTGTAGCAATTAACTCGACATGGCACAATACGATTCCGATTAAGAATTATTTGCGATTCAGTTCCGCGACAAGACGAGCCTTACAACAGTGATATGATTCATTCCAAAATTATGATTCACACCAATTGCGAGGCGATACAATTCTCTCAAACAATTTGATTCAGTGACGATATGATTCATTTCTACTCCGATGTGATTCGCTCGATTATGATGTCATATGATTAACGTGCAAAACAGTGCTTGACATGTTTTGCATATTCATTTGAGTCATGATGGCCATGCATACATtttccttctgttttttttttctttttctttttcaagttTAGGCCTCTGCACATTTCCCTTGGTGTAGCGCACATGCACACatctacacacaaacacaacgccAGCAGCGCCTGCTGTTACATGCATATTTTATGGACAACCTTTCACTCCAATTTTCGCTGCGCAGTCTGCAGGGGGGCATCCTGGTCAAAAAGTCACCGCGGCTCGCTGGACGAACGAAAACCTAAACAACAACTCCACACATGCGTTTCCTCAAACAAACGCCTCAATAGACGCCCCCATTTTTGGCTTAGTGACGCCGGTGCACGGCAGGTCTACGGTGAGGTCATGATGACATCGGAGtctcatactgtatatatatatatatatatatatatatatatatatatatatatatatatatatatatatatatatatatatatatatatatatatatatatgtccatGAAATTAATCATAGTTCCTGTGTTCATGACAAGCTCTCATgcgattagctttttttttttctcaaagaaTATTCCATCAGAGGGGCGTCTgaaagattgtgtgtgtgtgagatggagaataaaatataaatgaaacagATGCAGTGGTGTGTGGTGGCTTTTAAAATTCACGTTAGTGAACTCCAggcgaaaacacaaaaattgcTTCATTTGCAACCAACGTCATCAGCCTTGAGGGCGTTTTGAATGAATTTGCTTCATTTTACCTTCTGCATTCTTGAAATGAGCCCCAGATTATTCATAAACTGGTCATATTTGGGGTGTAATTAAGAATCGTGCTCTGAAAAGAGCAAataggggggggggagaaaatgaCAGCGgatctctgctgccatctgcaggccaaatatgtactgtataattGAAGCGCTATGAAGTCTTTTCATTTGGGTGACTGGCATTGAGGTGATTCGAATGCCTGTTATGATGTCATCATatactaaataaatcaaatatagtAATTCCCTACTGTATCACGGTTTACATGACTAGGGTCTATTTAATGGATTTTCACAGAACTTCAAAATTTTGCAGACatacaatgtaccatttttgtCTACCTGATCCAGTCACAAGATTTCATTACAGATATGGTTGAATATTGAATCTTGTTGCAAACTTTTGTAAAGCTACTACAATCGCCTTGGCGGTGGCTACATTTTGTACAGATTTGTGGTTCTGCTGTCGTTCAATTTATCCGGTAGCTAGATGTTGTTGAAGTGCCATTCTTGTAAATCTTATATGGTTGCTAAATTTCACAGAAATACATAACTGTTATACAGCTTTTCTATAGGATAGGGGGCAATGTTCCTATATATCTTGTAGCTGAATTTCATACAGATAGATACGTGGtaccatttttgtaaaaaaaaaaaaaaaaaaaaaaaagttccattgAGATACATTGCACTATTGTTGGGGAATTATCCAGCTAAGCTAGGTCAGTAAATACCTGGTAGGCGACACTAGCCTCGATGGTGACGTCATCGGTAGACAACAAAGTGTAATTGTTCCGGTGGGTCCGGGACTCTCCTTTCATCCAACTCCTGCTGCCGTGAAACGCATTCTCAGGTTTTCCAGGTTGAGTTGAGCCAGACAAATGGAGGAAACTGAGTCCTGCTGGTAGCATCTCCCTGTGTGAGAACATTCGGAAAATAAGAAGCTTAAAGTTGATGGGGTACTTTGGTGCTTGCTGACTAGTGACTCACCGTCACCGGTCTCACTTGTAAACAAAAACCTGTAAGCGGAATCTGACTTGGAAGCACTAAGTTGCCACTGACACATGAGTACGAGTCTAGGCACTTGACGTTTCGTAAGGTTTTGTCTCCACAATGAACGGCGGTAATGACTAAACAACATAATCTACCGTGTTGTAGGGTTGTACACATTATCTGGAAGATCAATTTCATCGTGACATAGTATTGATATATATTCTCTTGGGTAAATTTCATACAGATATGTGGTGCCATTGTTATTAGGCGGACCCTGGGTTGTGAACAAAAGATATGTTGATGATTTGTCGAGTAGATGTAATCAGGACTCAGAGCCTGTCACTGGTACAGAACTGGCTCCAGTCATTACACCACTGTGAAAAGCATTCCCAGATTCAGGAGTACCGGGTAGAGCCAAACAAAAGGCAGAAATTGTGGAATAGCTTCAACAAAATGAGCTTTATTTAAGCAGGGTTACAGGGTATTTTACAGAAAATGACGGTAGCTGACTGGTGACTCACCAAAAACCTGTCTAAGAAAAACAGCTGCTAGCTAGTTTCTGATTAGACAGCAGAAACTTATTCCACTGATTCCTGTTGGCGGTGGGTGTCTGGACACTAATTGACACTTCATACTACCGACACATTTTTGCGTCCAGGCGAACTGACTATAACCCAATGTGAGGTACGCACTAGTCTTGTACAATTTACGAGAAAATCTTTGTCGTGATACATGATGTTATCTCATTTCTAAATTTCATAGAGATAAGTGGTACCGTTGTTGTAGACCTTATCGGGTGGACCTCGGTTTGTAAAGGACAAGTAAGTATCATTAGCTTCGATGGTAAGGTTGTCAGAAAAAATGTAGGACCAAAAGTGTCCGCTATGACGGTCCCCACCGGTGTGACAAATGACAGAGGCGAGGCGGTACGTCTGCTTGGTGTTCTCGTCCACGTCCATGTCCAGCTGCTCTGGCGAATAGAGGCGGTCGTGACTCACAAATCCGTCGCCGGATATCCGGTTGATGAAGAAGGTTAAAATGTCCGGAAGGGTCCAGAACTGCTTGCGGACAGTTTTGTGCCCGCATGCCTTGCACCGCTTTCGTCGCCCACCCGTGGCACGCTTAATCAACGCCGCCAGCGTCTCGCCATTGAGCGGTTTGGGCAATGTGACGATGTTGCCGAAGTTGGAGACAGACGATCTGGTGCGGTGGCACTGTGGGCAGCGGAGGACGTTGCGTACCTTGATGCCGGTTTGGATCCCGCATTGGTCGAACCACGACAAGAGCGGCACCAACAGGTCCACCGCGTCGTTCGTCTCGTACAAAATGAGCGCCGGGACGCGGTCGCAGAGCTCGGCCAACACCACTCCTAGTTCTGCCGCCGTGAAGCATGCTCCCGGGTTCTCCAGGGCGCTCAGGTAGAGGCAGGCGAATGACGGCATCTCCGAGAGTAAAGTCACAAACTGCTGGATATTCTTGGGTAGCTTTTCCCGCACCGCGTTCAGGTTAAGTGTAGCTTGCAGCGTGGAATTCATCCAGCAGTTGTTGCAGTAGTTTGCGAAGCGGCAGATCTTCCTGAGCGGGTTCCTCTGGTCCGCCGCACCTCCGAGGGACTCGTCGTACCACACGTCGACACTTCCCGTTCGAACTGTTGAGTTTGGCAAAACAGCGGCACGTTTTAGAAGAGCCAAAGGTTTAACCTTGGTAAGTGTGGCGTGTGTGATGGATATGGTAGTGGTTTTAGTACCAGCAGGTGGACAGCGTTGGCCGCCCACGACGGTCCTCAGAGCTTTGGTGGCCACGGCTCCCAGAGCAAAACCCAGAAAGAGAAACGGCATGCTGCTCCAGGAAAATCACCGTGATACgccgacaaacaaacaaaaagcccgGAATGTCAACATGGAGACGAATTCTGCTTGGTGACATCACAGGACTGTagtcatttttctgctgtctgaCATCATGGCCTCTATGACAAAACTGCCTCGAGAGTGACTTGGAGATCAAGCATACAGGGGGATGGGTAAATGCCATGTGATCATGATAACATGATTAAGCCTTAGAGCTAGACAGTTCCATGATTACCACCTTTCCGCAGTAAGACTGACAAGAAGTCATGTTGGTAAAAAGAGCTACAAGTAGGCCTACAGAAATGGAGTTGAGTTAAATGGTCTCAGAACGTGACACGGAGTGTTTGAACTCTCATTAAGTCGTCCAGACCTCAGGTTAGTAGGAAACATGACTAAAATACCATTTTCCTCCACTAATCCCAGGCACTAATCGCCCTGCCGTGACCAGCATTCATAACCCTGCAAGTAATTCACAACACCCTCAATAGGGTTACCTCATTACCGATAAACGTCACAAtatggcgccaaagcaatacttttataTTAGACGGAGTTTTGGTCTCGAAGCACAAAAATAGAGAAAaggtgattttttccccctacagcAAATAATGGAggataggtttaaaaaaaaaaaatctaaggaCTTGTCCACTTTTCtgggtgaatgtgttaatgttgTATcagagtgttgttttttttaatgcaccaaaaagtaaacaaattcaataattctgttgttgttgttgttttttatctttttgtaTTGCTGTCATTGTGAAATGTAAatagtaaagtgaaaataattgaAGTTTGAATTAGAAATTGGAAGATGCATTGAGTAAATCTTttcatattatttaaaaaatatatatatattcaataaaattaaataaaaatgatacgcatttttaaaaaaaaataatttctaccAAAGGGTTATGGATTGGATAGTggattaaattaaattgaataaatTAGTGTACATGCACGTTCCCTTTAAGAGGCCGGGCCTGAGGGAGGAGGGGGAGAAGGGAAAGGGGTTGGGGGAGCTCATCCAAGGGAAGAGGTAGGACAAGGCaccggcatttttttgttttgttttaatcgtcctttaaaaaaaaataatccttcccCTCCCCCACTTGTTTTGTGTCGCACGTGAGTCAGACATACAGAAGGAGTAACGTGACTGCTTCTTGTTGATAGGTTCTGGGCTCAAGGTTGTTATGTTGCTGCATGGATAAGATGCAGCAGCGCGGCTTGGTAGACACGCGCCGCCCCGGTTGCGGCGTTGAGGCTGCGTCCGCACAGAGGACGTGATCGGCGGAACGAGAGCAAACAGAGGAGGGGGTGGCGGCTGCtggtggtggggtgggggtctGGGGGAACGGAGGAGGGAGGCCGACCCGGTTTCTCCCGGCTCTGCACCAACATGGCCAGAGCTATGCGGAGGCTGATTCACCTGGTACTTTTCTGCCCTCTATCCAAAGGCCTGCAGGTACACCTGATCATACAGTATGTAAGCtacgtgtatgtgtatgtattcaatcaatcaatgcatCAAAATCAGTGCAGCATGCTAGGTCCATTTTCACAGCTCTTATTTAAAAGCATATAGgatcaattttaaaatgtggccACACTGTTTACCATTGCAATGCACTTCTAATATGGAACATCATCATATATAATAACAATTTAAAGTAaactcaaaattaaaataaatgcattaaaatgattgcatttgttttaaatatgtattgtgTGAATAATAATATTCACCTTTGCTATTGTACTATAATGTATGTAATGAAttaaaatgccaaaaataattgtaaaattcCGACATGTAGCAAATTTGGAAAATCTAGAAAtataatttacaattatttagaGGAGTAatcaagttacaaaaaaaaataaaaatctttaaaatatgGCCTTTGCGCTACCACGACTCAACATGTCATTCTGATTAAtgctgtgtttgtggaatatgaataaaacaacaaaagccaCCTGtttatatccatctcaggggacggccattttgccacttacaaCACAGTCCCGAAGGGGCCAGGTAataaatgaccaatcacagctcacctgttttctagctttggtcatgtgatgttcacaagctgagcctaAGGCACcgtgatgtcgttttcagtcaCCAGCAAGTGGCTAATTGgccgacttcctctttaatacattcttcttttttttttaagatataaaACTTCTGTAATGTATGttgattaaaatatttatcaCGTCTGCCTTACAGTTCTTGCTTtggttttctctgggtactaCGGTTTCCTCCACCATTACAAAGACTGACTGAACACCAAATACTACAAACTAGTTGTCAATGCAAATGTTTGTCTATTTCCTCTGACTGAATGGCGACAGACCAGTTCTCCACACCACCACTCGGCCTAAAGTCaactgggattggctccagctcacctgaaaCTCTAATGGGGATATGTGCTCTCGAAAATGAACGAATAGATGGATAAATGTTAAATACTTGTATATGTTGTACTTTTCATACAACATAAACCCATCTTTCAAGGTGAAGTACCTGCTCTTGGCGTGGTTGGGCATCCTGGTGGCCAGTTGGGTGCTCTACATGCAGTACGCTTCTTACTCAGAGCTGTGCCGTGGACACGTCTGCCAGGCTGTTATCGTAAGTGCAAAGCTGCGTTCTTGATCTACTATTAGCATTTGAATGCTAATGTGCAGCCACCTTGCATTACAACATAAGGGTACAACCAGGAAGTCTTCAGACGGCAGACCGTCATgttttaatgaaagaaaaattctGAGATGCTTCCAAAGGTGTCACAACCGTAGACCACGTAGGTTTGTGAAGTCAATAGTGCTAATGTGAGTCTACGTAGCATCGTTGAGTGGCGATGTCACTCATGCTGGCATGTAACAACCTAGCATCTCAATCTAAAGTGCCACAACCATTAAATAGCTAGATCATCAACCTTCAATAACAAATCAAACTGCTACTCTGAGATTCTTCTAAAGGCATCCTACCTGCAGATTTCTGATTTTAATCAAGCTAACATGTAGCCACTTAGCATCACCTACAATTGCAGATTTGTAACATCACAAATGTTAACATGTTGGGACATGTTAGAATTGCGACGTAAATGTGAAAAAGCGCAACCAGGAAATCTCCCTAAGGCTCTTTAAAAATAGACACTGACTCCGTCCACCCGAGATTCAAAACACTTGAGAAGTCGCCACACACTCCCTCAGCCCCTGTCCAATTCCTGTGACTGACTTCCTGTTTCCTGCGTCAGTGCGACCACTACAGCAGAGGTGTCATCTCCGGGTCATCCTGCAAGGCTCTTTGTGAGCAGAAAACACTGACTCTGAGCCATTGCATGTCCACCTCCTCACAACATCAGGTACTCGACCACCCTCCACAATCCACAGAAACCTTCCGTCATTTCTGGTCTGCTGGCAGAGGAAGTACTTGCGCTCTGTGCATAAGTAGAAGTACAGACCCATTGGGAGGGAGGGGAgttttctgttttcaaatgtagaaaGTAATGTCatcagaaaaaatattcaaataaaggTTACGTCTCACCACTACCCTTGCAGGTGTATGCCGGCCATTGGAAGGAGAGGCCGGTAGTAATCAAGTGTAGCATCGAGGACGCCGCTAAGGCCGACGGCAGTCCAGATTCAGCGAACCGTCGGAAGAGGAGCCAGTTCGACAAACCCACGCGTGGAACCTCCATGGACGAGTTTAAGGAGATGTTGCATGATTTCCTGAAGGTGAATGTTGGGATTGTTGTTGCTCCTAGCCCTGTTATGACTCTGATACTGTACAGCTCAAGGCAGGAGAACAGTCAGGTGTACTTCTTGCAACGGTCCTTCTTGGTGGTGTTCTGGCTTTGGCGGTATTGTCACAGCCATAACATGCAGGGTGTGGGGGGAGTACTGCGTAATAACTCGTAAACCTAAAACCCAACCTCGAGTTCAACCCTAATGCCTAATTCTTAACCCAAACTTTGAGACCTGACTTGAAATGTCTTCTTAATATACCAATGCCCCTCTCACCTTCTGCAGTCTAATTTCGGTGAGCAACCATCCTTGAGCGCCCTGGTGGACAGAATCATTTCGCTGGCGGACATCAACCAGGACGGCAAACTGTCTCTGGCGGAGGCCAAGTCCATCTGGGCTCTTCTGCGTGTCAACGAGTTCCTCTTGATGGTAGCTCTCCAGGAGAAGGAACACACCCCAAAACTGCTAGGCTTCTGCGGGGACCTATACGTGACTGAGCCGCTGGGCCACACATCCCTCTACAGGCTGGAGGTGCCGGCCTACCTGCAGGCTCTGGTGCCGGGGACCCTGGTGTCTGGGCTGAATCACTGGCTGGCTCCAGCTTGGCCCCGACGGGCACGCATAACTATCGGCCTGCTGGAATTCGTGGAGGAGGTCTTCCACGGGCCCTATGGCAGCTTCCTGATCTGCGACGCCAGCCCGCGCCACGTGGGCTACAACGCTAAGTATGACTGCAAGATGGCCGACCTGCGTGCCGTCGCGTCTGAGGCGGCGGTGCGGGCCCACCTGAAGGGTCGCCGTTGCGAGACCAACGCCGACTGCACGTACGGCCGCGACTGCACGGCCACCTGCGACCGACTAGCCAAACGCTGCAATGCGGATGTGGTACAGCCCAACCTGGCCAAGGTATGCGCCCTGCTCCAGGATTTTCTGCTCTACGGGGCGCCACCAGAGCTACGGGGCGACCTGGAGCGCCAGCTGCGCACCTGTGTCACCCTAAGCGGTCTGGCCAGTCAGATGGAGGTCCATCATTCACTGGTCCTCAACAACCTTAAAACCCTACTGTGGAAGAAAATCTCCAACACACAGTACTCCTGAAGGATGCATCAAACAAATCCTTGACTTTCAGCCTGATTTACTAAAGCTCTGTAAATCCAATTTTAACCAGGCAAACCGATGTGCAATCAAATCTAACCAGGCACACCTAAGATCATCTCTGACAAACGGGCAAAATAGCTGTCTAATTCTGTTTTATATATTTCTACCCAAACACACAATACTGAGAGGAGTATATGCAAATAGATTAATATAGCATGCACAATGTGATTTGGTAAATGGTACTTGATTCATACCGCCATTCATTTCCGCCTCAAAACACTTTACATTCAACTACTTATTTAACTAccgatgacgcagcatcagtggtggtcagtatcttgctcaaggatactttgtcATGGCG comes from Festucalex cinctus isolate MCC-2025b chromosome 15, RoL_Fcin_1.0, whole genome shotgun sequence and encodes:
- the LOC144002782 gene encoding uncharacterized protein LOC144002782 isoform X2, whose translation is MPFLFLGFALGAVATKALRTVVGGQRCPPAVRTGSVDVWYDESLGGAADQRNPLRKICRFANYCNNCWMNSTLQATLNLNAVREKLPKNIQQFVTLLSEMPSFACLYLSALENPGACFTAAELGVVLAELCDRVPALILYETNDAVDLLVPLLSWFDQCGIQTGIKVRNVLRCPQCHRTRSSVSNFGNIVTLPKPLNGETLAALIKRATGGRRKRCKACGHKTVRKQFWTLPDILTFFINRISGDGFVSHDRLYSPEQLDMDVDENTKQTYRLASVICHTGRCYQQDSVSSICLAQLNLENLRMRFTAAGVG
- the LOC144002782 gene encoding uncharacterized protein LOC144002782 isoform X1, translated to MPFLFLGFALGAVATKALRTVVGGQRCPPAVRTGSVDVWYDESLGGAADQRNPLRKICRFANYCNNCWMNSTLQATLNLNAVREKLPKNIQQFVTLLSEMPSFACLYLSALENPGACFTAAELGVVLAELCDRVPALILYETNDAVDLLVPLLSWFDQCGIQTGIKVRNVLRCPQCHRTRSSVSNFGNIVTLPKPLNGETLAALIKRATGGRRKRCKACGHKTVRKQFWTLPDILTFFINRISGDGFVSHDRLYSPEQLDMDVDENTKQTYRLASVICHTGGDRHSGHFWSYIFSDNLTIEANDTYLSFTNRGPPDKVYNNGTTYLYEI
- the dipk1b gene encoding divergent protein kinase domain 1B; translated protein: MARAMRRLIHLVLFCPLSKGLQVKYLLLAWLGILVASWVLYMQYASYSELCRGHVCQAVICDHYSRGVISGSSCKALCEQKTLTLSHCMSTSSQHQVYAGHWKERPVVIKCSIEDAAKADGSPDSANRRKRSQFDKPTRGTSMDEFKEMLHDFLKSNFGEQPSLSALVDRIISLADINQDGKLSLAEAKSIWALLRVNEFLLMVALQEKEHTPKLLGFCGDLYVTEPLGHTSLYRLEVPAYLQALVPGTLVSGLNHWLAPAWPRRARITIGLLEFVEEVFHGPYGSFLICDASPRHVGYNAKYDCKMADLRAVASEAAVRAHLKGRRCETNADCTYGRDCTATCDRLAKRCNADVVQPNLAKVCALLQDFLLYGAPPELRGDLERQLRTCVTLSGLASQMEVHHSLVLNNLKTLLWKKISNTQYS